The following DNA comes from Halalkaliarchaeum sp. AArc-CO.
GATGGTCGCCGAGGAGCCGCAGGCGACGCCCGCTCCCGACGATTCCCCGCAGACCGGGCTCGAAACCGGCGAAGTCACCGTCACCGCCGAGGTCAGGATCCAGTACGAGATGGCCTGAACGCCGCCTGGGTCCAACGTACCTAGAACTTCTCGAGCAGCCGTTCGTAGAACGTCGCGTCCGACTCGCCGGCGAGCTTTTCGACGATCAGCTCCGGGGTCGACCTCGCGAGGTGGTTTCGAACCGGCGACCGCTCGACGACGAGTTCGCCGTCTTCGAGCCCGACCGCCTCGATCCCGTCGACGGCGACCGAGAAATCAGCCGCCTCCCGGATCTCCCGGGCGAGGTGGGAGACGAAGACAGCAGTCGCGTCCTGTCTGTCGAGCTCCTCCAGGATGCCGGCGACGATCTTCGCGCTCGCGCCCGGTTCCGTGATCGACTCCAGTTCGTCGACCAGCACCAGCCTGTCGTCGGCGCCGTCGACGAGGTCACCGAACTCCCGGACGGTCGACTCGAACGCGCCCGCGTCCAGCGTCCCCTGGGATTTGGCGTAGTAGTGTAGTCCCGAAAACCGACGCAGCCGCGCCTCCTCGGCCGGTACCGGCAGCCCCATCGCCGAAAGCACCGCCACCAGTCCCAGCAGGTCCAGCGTCGAGGTCTTCCCTCCGGAGTTGACCCCCGAAAGCAACGTCACCCCCGAAACGCGGTAGTCGACCGGCTCGACCGCCTCGAAGTCGACGTCCAAAAGCGGGGATCGGCCGCCGACCACCTCGATCCCGGGTGCGTCCGCCGGATCGTCGTCCCACCCGTCGAGTTCGTCGTGGAGAACCGTCGGAATCGTGCAGTCGTACTCCCGGTAGAACCGGGATATTGCGAGCTCGACGTCCAGTTCGAGCGCGTCGGCGACGAGCGTTTCGACGGGCTCTCGAAGCACCGCCAGATCGGCTGCGAGCTCCGTTTTCAGTCGGGCTGCCCGCCGGTCCCGCGCCGCCGAAAGCTCCGTGCGGAGCCGCGAAACTGCTTCCTCGTTTCGCTCGACGGGGAACGTCGGCTCCCCGCCGAACACGCGTTCGGCGAGCTCTGTCTCGCCGTCGGACAGCGCCAGCGCGTCGACGAGCTGCTCCCGTGCCTTCCGGATCGCCTCCTCGTACTCTTCGTGGAGCTCCCGTGAGAGCAGCGAGTCCACCCGGGCGCCCTGTTCGA
Coding sequences within:
- a CDS encoding helix-hairpin-helix domain-containing protein, translating into MELEDVPGVGEKTASALSQLEDPERALREGDVAAIARAPGISEGRAAVIARGAIRRRHGDHGSFLVTDRAREIYRDALGLLKRRAETEYAKKRLETFYPSASTSRIAEAREFTRQAIEREPDQTISAALEGVEPLETPSPTRVRERCLATADAERYAAAERRFPELSVEVIEDRQDVAELARSYSTVIVLDEAFAGMDVAGDVQVRTDVQLASESDGQSGDLETTAEIVPERLLSFFAHNRETLRAAVRVHEAADLEPTTDPERLRGALSRVDEDGTVVGDGELDRLSRAVDDLDAAVGTAESVANDHLRAAIGERDVTIEGRDFLSLVEQGARVDSLLSRELHEEYEEAIRKAREQLVDALALSDGETELAERVFGGEPTFPVERNEEAVSRLRTELSAARDRRAARLKTELAADLAVLREPVETLVADALELDVELAISRFYREYDCTIPTVLHDELDGWDDDPADAPGIEVVGGRSPLLDVDFEAVEPVDYRVSGVTLLSGVNSGGKTSTLDLLGLVAVLSAMGLPVPAEEARLRRFSGLHYYAKSQGTLDAGAFESTVREFGDLVDGADDRLVLVDELESITEPGASAKIVAGILEELDRQDATAVFVSHLAREIREAADFSVAVDGIEAVGLEDGELVVERSPVRNHLARSTPELIVEKLAGESDATFYERLLEKF